AGTAGAGGTGAATACAcaatcatactgtatgtgatgagTCTATACCCTGTGTTTGAACACGTCaaaggatttatgaatgttGGAATGTAGtgcatcatttctttttcaaccAGTTGCACAGTGTTgtagagtgttttttttttttgtttgttttttttgttttttccactgagTTGTTTAAGTTCCTTGGGTTTGTCTGGAGAGATGATGGAGTCCAAAGgactgttgttgtgctgcattgtccagagtgtctgtgtgctggATATCCTGAAGTGAGTTCTCATGTCCCGGTGCCCTTGAAGGAAGGCTTTATCAACAGAAATGGGCCTCAGAGCCAAAGTGAAGTCATACTGACTCAAGTGGCCTCAGCAGCAGCGGAGCGTAAATATGTGAGGGCTAACGAGTGGAAGAAACATGCCGCTATATACACTTACTGTTTCACATGTCACACTACACACTGCTGTACTGTCAGCCCTGGCTATTTGGTTCCGGTTACATGACTCAGTTTCCCACAATGCTTTCCCTCTACTGCTGCCCAATCCTACATGTTAACTGTCAGCTACCTGTAGTTTCCCTCCTCTTTACGGTTcgacaaaaataaatatggggggttaaaaaaaaacaaaaaaacacgcTTGTGAAGCACTGCtttaaaaatttgatttttaagtATATATAacttgttaaaataaaaaataaaatacaataaataaaataattttggcCATAAATCTCTACTATTGGTCAGTAAGTCCTTTTGGGTTGGTAGGGTCAGGTCTTACATCACTGGCTAGTCCTTTCAGGTATCCAAACATCTGCTTCTGCTTGGTAAGATCAGCATCAGTCTGATTCTCAGTCAACCAATCaattctctgcttctctgcatGTCTTTTGGTGTCGCCATTTCCGCTAATTCTCCACCAGAATCCCCACCGGAAACAGAACTGCCAAAAACATCTCATGGGATTGGAATGCATCTGAGTGGATTCCccttttaaagaaagaaaaccactGAACTGTGTCCCCCCACCACAATGTTCTCAAAGGGGCACGTACAGTACATCCAGGGACTTGCAGCAGGTAAAGTAAAGCCAGAGTGGAAAAGTGAAAGCAGGGGAGAGTGGCTGTTAGCGGGTGGAGTACAAGGACTCAGTCCATCAAGTCAGATGAACTAGAGACCTGATCCTCCGATGGCAGCCTAGCAATCTGCCAGCCTCCTCCAAAGCTCTCATGGGAGTGTAAAGAAAGCAATCAAGATCATTATAGTACTGACTACTATGAGAGCTTTGAACAAGTTGCTAGGCTGCCACAGGTCAGATGCTAGGCTAACTGCATCCCATTCTAGGCAGAGATGCTGGATTTAGTGCCTGGCTTCCTCAGGCTTTGACTCCAGGGCTAGCACTACAGCTTTGGGAGGCCGAGTCCGTCTTAGAGCTCAATCTCGAAAGTCTTTTGCAAGTTGTTGGAAAATGGgttggctgctgcagctggcgCCTTGTTCCCCGGTTGCTGAGGCGATGGTTTGGTCTCCAGTGCTGCCCACTGGGCCTCAAAACGATCATCGTCTTGAGAATCGCTGGCCACCGGAGCTGTTAGCTGGCTGCCCTCTGGCGGCCAGCTGCTACTGCTGCCACCGTTCCCGCCACTGTTGGAGGTGCCGTTCTGGAGGGCCATCATAGCGCTGCTGTGTGGTGGGAGACCATTAAGGGCTGTTGATAATGGCGGTGTGGAAGAGAACGGTGGTGTAGAAAACCCTCCGGAGGGCCCGACTGCACCAGGCGCTGCTGGGTAAGAATGGTGCTGGCCGACTGTTCCGAGTGGCCCCGCTTTGGGTCCTCCTCCGGCCGAGCCCATGGCTCCGCCTGCAGCTGATGAGCCTGTGGCGGTGCAGAAGACGTTGGCCACCATTTGCGACGGAGTGATGCCCACTACAGGCACACTGGCGTTGGGGTAGGTCATACTGCTTGCCAGGCCTGGCATGTAGGTCTGCATGGGCACGAATGCCGGCTGGACAGGCTGGCTGGCGAACATTCCCACAGGGGCCGGGGTAGCATCAAAAGCCAAGGGGAAAGGCTGCATGGAGCTTGGAAGGGAGCCTGGGGGCCCAGGAAGTGACGGCTGGATCATGGAGGCCCCAGACATACTTGGACCGGACATCGTGGGGATCGACATGGAAGGAAGAGACATAGGAGGCCCTGACACCGGAGGGCCTGGTATTAGAGGAACTGATGATATGGACATGGGTGGAAGGGGCAGTGGGGCCTGACTTGAGAGGCCCGACGGGCCTGAGATGAGGGGTTTGGACATGGTGCCAAGGGACATGGGGACAGTGGTCGCTGGGGCAGCTGATATGGCCGCCTGACTGGACATCTGATGACTCGAAATTGTGGGCGGTCCAGGGATGGTGGGGATCGTGGGACCTGGAGGAGGAGTTTGCTGAGCCTTGACGGCCTTGGAGACCTCCTCCAGCCATCTTTCGGCCTCAGAGGGGGTGCGCTTGTGTCCgctctgcatctgcatctgcatctgtaTCTGCATCGCCACGGAAAccggaggaggagagtggagtgGAGGCTCTGGCTGCACCCAGGAAGAAGTGGCTAGAGGgataaaacaaaaga
The Seriola aureovittata isolate HTS-2021-v1 ecotype China chromosome 4, ASM2101889v1, whole genome shotgun sequence genome window above contains:
- the numbl gene encoding numb-like protein isoform X2, with amino-acid sequence MSSCGEMGEAIELSTREHVTPEMNKLRQSLRRKKPTYVPEASRPHQWQADEEAVRKGKCNFPVRYLGLVEVEESRGMHVCEEAVKKLKVSGKKTVKAVLWVSADGLRVVDDKTKDLIVDQTIEKVSFCAPDRNYDKAFSYICRDGTTRRWMCHCFMALKDSGERLSHAVGCAFAACLERKQRREKECGVTASFDASRTSFVREGSFRANSSCSQQGSSSERDDKLQDKKKDQPSVIPALPPGTASPPEGAASPMDRPEPGGPHAIPRRHAPIEQLVRQGSFRGFPALSQKNSPFKRQLSLRLNDLPSTLQRKTDFQAKNPEMDMGLPGEGDSSINALCSQINASFTKPSEELFSSPSMSANGPPTCTVPPVLPPPPAPMQATSSWVQPEPPLHSPPPVSVAMQIQMQMQMQSGHKRTPSEAERWLEEVSKAVKAQQTPPPGPTIPTIPGPPTISSHQMSSQAAISAAPATTVPMSLGTMSKPLISGPSGLSSQAPLPLPPMSISSVPLIPGPPVSGPPMSLPSMSIPTMSGPSMSGASMIQPSLPGPPGSLPSSMQPFPLAFDATPAPVGMFASQPVQPAFVPMQTYMPGLASSMTYPNASVPVVGITPSQMVANVFCTATGSSAAGGAMGSAGGGPKAGPLGTVGQHHSYPAAPGAVGPSGGFSTPPFSSTPPLSTALNGLPPHSSAMMALQNGTSNSGGNGGSSSSWPPEGSQLTAPVASDSQDDDRFEAQWAALETKPSPQQPGNKAPAAAANPFSNNLQKTFEIEL
- the numbl gene encoding numb-like protein isoform X1; the protein is MSSCGEMGEAIELSTREHVTPEMNKLRQSLRRKKPTYVPEASRPHQWQADEEAVRKGKCNFPVRYLGLVEVEESRGMHVCEEAVKKLKVSGKKTVKAVLWVSADGLRVVDDKTKDLIVDQTIEKVSFCAPDRNYDKAFSYICRDGTTRRWMCHCFMALKDSGERLSHAVGCAFAACLERKQRREKECGVTASFDASRTSFVREGSFRANSSCSQQGSSSERDDKLQDKKKDQPSVIPALPPGTASPPEGAASPMDRPEPGGPHAIPRRHAPIEQLVRQGSFRGFPALSQKNSPFKRQLSLRLNDLPSTLQRKTDFQAKNPVPEMDMGLPGEGDSSINALCSQINASFTKPSEELFSSPSMSANGPPTCTVPPVLPPPPAPMQATSSWVQPEPPLHSPPPVSVAMQIQMQMQMQSGHKRTPSEAERWLEEVSKAVKAQQTPPPGPTIPTIPGPPTISSHQMSSQAAISAAPATTVPMSLGTMSKPLISGPSGLSSQAPLPLPPMSISSVPLIPGPPVSGPPMSLPSMSIPTMSGPSMSGASMIQPSLPGPPGSLPSSMQPFPLAFDATPAPVGMFASQPVQPAFVPMQTYMPGLASSMTYPNASVPVVGITPSQMVANVFCTATGSSAAGGAMGSAGGGPKAGPLGTVGQHHSYPAAPGAVGPSGGFSTPPFSSTPPLSTALNGLPPHSSAMMALQNGTSNSGGNGGSSSSWPPEGSQLTAPVASDSQDDDRFEAQWAALETKPSPQQPGNKAPAAAANPFSNNLQKTFEIEL
- the numbl gene encoding numb-like protein isoform X3, whose protein sequence is MNKLRQSLRRKKPTYVPEASRPHQWQADEEAVRKGKCNFPVRYLGLVEVEESRGMHVCEEAVKKLKVSGKKTVKAVLWVSADGLRVVDDKTKDLIVDQTIEKVSFCAPDRNYDKAFSYICRDGTTRRWMCHCFMALKDSGERLSHAVGCAFAACLERKQRREKECGVTASFDASRTSFVREGSFRANSSCSQQGSSSERDDKLQDKKKDQPSVIPALPPGTASPPEGAASPMDRPEPGGPHAIPRRHAPIEQLVRQGSFRGFPALSQKNSPFKRQLSLRLNDLPSTLQRKTDFQAKNPVPEMDMGLPGEGDSSINALCSQINASFTKPSEELFSSPSMSANGPPTCTVPPVLPPPPAPMQATSSWVQPEPPLHSPPPVSVAMQIQMQMQMQSGHKRTPSEAERWLEEVSKAVKAQQTPPPGPTIPTIPGPPTISSHQMSSQAAISAAPATTVPMSLGTMSKPLISGPSGLSSQAPLPLPPMSISSVPLIPGPPVSGPPMSLPSMSIPTMSGPSMSGASMIQPSLPGPPGSLPSSMQPFPLAFDATPAPVGMFASQPVQPAFVPMQTYMPGLASSMTYPNASVPVVGITPSQMVANVFCTATGSSAAGGAMGSAGGGPKAGPLGTVGQHHSYPAAPGAVGPSGGFSTPPFSSTPPLSTALNGLPPHSSAMMALQNGTSNSGGNGGSSSSWPPEGSQLTAPVASDSQDDDRFEAQWAALETKPSPQQPGNKAPAAAANPFSNNLQKTFEIEL